The genomic region tgtatacttacctactattttcatagttaaaaacaaatcatttatacaattgggaacactttgatcgtcaattgaatttataagataatgatgtaatggtgacaattaattgcataaattcaaaattaagcgaggattccaaacgcgcctaggctaggtctgagtagagcctacaacaaactgagctactagttttattttatttgtttttaacaaatcatatatactaaaatgggtacttatacaaaagagACTATTGTACCAAACTACGTTAACTATTGGCTGGTATAGTACATGGAGTTCAGTAataggattatgtaaaggtcaaaagtttataagtaacagtatgataggtttattttattttattttacgaattatagGAAGACAATTTGTTCGATTGCTGAATGACTGTAtcgatcattattacaatctcaatcgctgtgattggtattcttatctcaacaatgcattgaaattgaaatgagtgagcgtcgaccaattagaggtgattgcgattgtgacattatgaccttattttgccgtaaacgagctaggacgtcgtaacgtccaagcataaaatttaacttattgatttacttaataagaaacacttaaaatatacatattctacatttattacATACTTACGCACTATAACATACACTGATATGAATATCAATGATAAGTGTACACAACGTTTGCCATTTATTGTGCCaagtaaacttaatattatgatggGTAGTTAGCAAGAAAAacgataaaactaaataaatacaagtattaattattatttcacagttacatattaaaattaacaaatacgaAATTACTAAACTGACGACAATTAATGCAATTGATGAAAGTCTGATGCGAAAAAATTAAGCTGGCAGCGCTTAGTTTAAGATTCTTTATGAGATTTCTTTGTCTTGATCATTGCAGAAATTGATCATTGCAGATCATTGatatgcagaaacatttttttaagtgctattaatagattaaataaaatacataatactataaatacacagattatataatataatataacctagataatatcgtatatccataacctactaaaaacaacagttattaattttgaattgaaagaaaatcttatgatattactaaaacagTAAATGCTGACTAACATCAAGATAATGTCTGATTGTCTTCGCTAAAGATATTTTCGAGTATCTTcacttaaagaaataagtgacttccctaacagaacgtctgtgtgacttcagtaacgaaacatctgagtgacttccctatctgaatgtttgAGTGAAATTCATAACGGAACGCCTgtatgacttccgtaacgaaacgtcTGAGTGAATTCCCTGACAGGACGTCTAAATAACCTCTGTAGCAAAACATCTGAGCGACTTACGTAACGAaaagtctgagtgacttccgtaacgaaatgtCTTGGTAACTTTCGAAACAAAGTGACTtcctcttaaaaaaaaatatgtcaacatcgagagtgaagattgataaaatacaacaatagataatgtagtaaaagaggttagtagactcaagagtcaagactactttactttattttcactaccgttgataagcaaataacttcctcttcttgttagcccttatttatccattgttagacataagtaggtctcctcacgtacacgccattcttctgaatGCTGGGTCAGCTTCCTTTAAGTTttccccgcaagcttggtgatgtcgtcggaccaacagtatggttatcttcagtaaatatagtatgtttcaaaaatacaaaagtcatgaataaaataaaatatttttttaaacttatgtctaaagctctatatgccctaattaattactaattaacttttgacatggatggcccattaatggagtaatagtgttttataaaataagaaattccttttgtttgcaTTCTGGTATCTAATATAATGAACTGAGACATGATGATATTTGCCAACTATCTCGAACCTCGGTaactttataaattctcaaatagtgcggataagtgctaaaagacattctttcattttcgaaattgctctcctagatgccttgttttgtatcaatcctgtttcttgtttcttgtggaaataagatttgttctcttgtacttatgctttattctgttccttattcctcatagaaattcaccttctgagtaaaaaaatgcattataagtacaatgtctgtacctactttgtggcatatccctagaatatgtctgtgagaTCTTCCTATGAATAGTCCGTATGAAATCACAAAGAAGACTGCATGACCTATGAAACGAATCTGAATGAGCTACTTATTCGACGCACTCTGTCACCTACGCAAATAATCTGGGATACCTGCACAAATGATCtatctataagacctacataatgagcctgtgtgactcaagcaacgagtctgtgtgacccaagcaacgagtctgtgtgacctgtctaacgagtctgagtgacccaagcaacgagtctgtgtgacctgtgcaatgagtctgagtgacctacgcaacgagtctgtgtgacctacgcAAATGGTCTGAGTGACCTACGCCACGAGTCTATTTACTTATCtagtctatttactacttatatatacctaatataatatctgtgtgaccttttaatgataaaaatttatgccGCATGATTTATTCATAAtgggaaaaatataggtatatactacgtatgtacaacatgattttaaagtaccaaaaataaactctgctaaAACAAAACCCTCTGCCGACCTGCTAATATCTGGGTATAAATTTaccattataaaaatatcaagtaattgaaaattacatatacattagagaaaaatgagtatgaaattcaataaacgtttagtacggattaaaagaaaaagggctagaaatgaaatttcgtataaatatggaaactgttttgctttccaggtttataggtgtcatccccgtggcaaattcatctttataatagGAAAAGCTAAAGCATTGAAAGtcagttacttacctagttactaacatgataataatattatgttagcgacCTCGAAAGATACCACCGAAACTTGCGAGATGTTACaatttgatacctaacttttcccgtgcaccacaataagcaactaataagtgctgagccaatcataattctaaatcaattttaacttcttaataaattgtctcatgagtcatgacgtcagctgtatagaacttatcttgatagtcatttaagtacctacaatttgggatagtaggaagctacaacgaaatctgttacttatatatttcgtcaatgttaatcacattcccactggtaatcaaaagttatttttatttaatacctaaatcttgtagcaaatcattaaaaaaaagaagaaaatcaataacaattttaatatgaactaaaatgaatctattgaatattatatcatatgtacatatttctaatttaaattatgaatgtctacatgaccatggttgactaagtgcgacactattattatttaggctTTTAATGTTGATCATATGGTGGCGAAACAGATTGACCAAGCGTTTTTTTAGGTAACCTCTTAAGTGCATATTACTGTtcggtgtttttcttttgccaggtggccgatgatgcgaaagccgggatgttatctgcgggccgtggggcacggcctttccaggatggccgagtgttaacaactacctcaagatgctgccttatatcatgagtcatagacatctagacctatatcagattaattattattatttataaataattggcgggaatggattataaatcacatttagttattaactatttagatcaatacatattgtgtcgtattttacatttagctgatataattgttacgttaattgtctattacatcaccatgttttacctctgtggtaatttgtcaaatagcttcccgaaaactagtacctaccgaCCTTAAAAAgttatctgtcaaactgataaaAATAGCGAAGGAATCGAAAAAGACGGGtattaagaaataataattgtaagcgaaaactattctcaaaaatacagtgaagtgaaattggaaagtgcctattattcaaacctatccctatacttctgcaacaatAGTTATCGAACTTGACTTGCACTAAACAAAAACCATTTTAACAGTATTTTGTATCTTTTAAGAAACGACTAATGATAGCGGAATATCATCGGACTCCAATTGCGACATTTCACAAGATTCCACCAAAGGTTTGTTAcgatcattttttattttacttattactagatgatgcccgcgacttcatccgcgtggtaTTTCTTTAAACTCCCTTGGGAACTacttttacgggataaaagaagatatgtccatctccaggatgcaaactatctgtATGAAGTAAATGAAGCCCGCAACTTCGCTTTTGGTAGTCGCTTAGGGTACTacttgatttcccaggacaaagaGTATGTCCGTCCCCTGGATGCAAGCTGTTAAAaggatggactgtgaaaaggcagctttcgcatttataatttagatTAAGATTCAAGTTTAATACAGTGGATAAGTGAGAACTGGATAAATCATCTCTATGACTTATGAGTGAGAGAAAtcttactttatattttttttaatacctagaATAGATATCAGAGAAGTCTTATTATATTTACCTTACTTGTAATCAAAATAAATCTATATAGTATGATTATGATAATGGGATAAACAAACATCTGCTAGAATAATATGTCGTGAATTTTTGCTTATCCATGTTGGGCTTGactgtacatattttatttattgattaacGACCGCCCATCGGCTTCACTCcgtgaaaatataaatcccctttattccctatcccgtgggaatttcaaatAAGCCGGTCTTACTCTTTGTCTACATTATGAAGCAAAATTTTAGTTTTCATTTAATCCAAGGGCTTGGGTTGGGCGTTGATAACTCAATGAGTCAAGActtatttttacatatttagatataaTTCAAATATTATTGCAGGCTCAAAACTCTGTGCAACATGTGGTCAAATGATAAAATCATCGCTGTATGAAACTCACAAGGAAAAATGCATAAGCACGGAAGAAATACCTGAAGACCTGTCTTTAAAGTTATTGCCCAGTATTgagttcaataataataatacgacAGTTAAATCAGAGTTGAACTGTGAGTCAATATTAGGCGCTTGTATTGTTAGTGGGGACTCGCCCGGTAGTAACTGCCTGTGTGCTCAAATTAAAATAGATGTCGATTTTCACGACATAGCAAGTCCTATAGAACCTTTTAACGTTAAAAACCAATTGCAACCTATAGAATCCCTTTGCGATAAAGGAATTACTAGAAATAATTGTGGCTGTGAATGTTCTAGTAAAAAAGTATGCAACTTAAGTACAAATATGAGACATTGTGATAAAAAAGACTTCCCAGAAATAGAATACAGAAACGAtggagttataaaaataaaagatacaTTTGATTTCGACGTAATAGACACCATTACTCCTACAAAGGAAGTGGAAACAGATGAACAATACGATTCATTCAAGTTGAATAATTTTGTGCCATACAATAGTTGCCAAGCTGTGCTAGGAAGATGTATTGTGAGTGGGAATGGTACTATGAGTGAAGAGTGTCTTTGTGCAAAAATGGCCATGGATGACCAGACAGACATTGCACAGGAAGAAATTGACGAGATAACTCCGCACCCAAACATATCAAGTGGACAAAATGTTATCTgtgattaataattaattaattaattataacaatgTTAACTTATTATATCTTTGTTATCTTTGTTATGTACTTATTAAAGTGCTGATCAATTTTAACTATATACATGTTTTACTTTACATATGTTTTATGTTCCAAACTCATCAAGTAATGAAGGGagctttaaataaaagtaagcaattattatgattaactttatatttatttacaacataCTTCTTTACATTTTCAAccatattatacaaaatatatcttagttaacaataaactacactaataaaattattattttacaatcagACCTCACTTCCGCAAAGCGTTACCTAagttaaaattatgtttttatcaacAATTGGAATGTCACATTCTCATTCGACAGTATCACATTACGGCACGgatcaaattaaaattacttacaaataaaagttACTGTAATTAATCCATATAATACAATTCAATatcaaatataatattgatcgaatttaaaatcaaatttttatttgttaagttCCAACAAATGAAGTGTacggttataataataaaatatacatttatctatggtaacaattttaaaaatcattaaattcACCTCCATTAAATTCTACTCTGAGAAGGAAGTTTTGAAATTATGTAATGATACATTTAGCCGAGCTTGTATCTAACGCACTTgaagtaataaataatctaaactCCTCATGATGATTTACTTTTTCTAATTTGACTAGTCtaataaaacaattaattattatttattattattaatcaatacAATATCGGTAAATATctttagtatttattataataaacttagAACCATTTGGAATCTTAGCGAGAATATTGATGTTACTTATAGCTATACTGTTTATGAATTTACATTGgtattttaatttgcaatatttatagtttttaaaatcacaggaaacaaagtaacaataatGTACAATTTTcacttacataaaaaaatattactacgcTACATTGTTTATAACAGAATCCAAATTGTTAACATCGATTGTCCTTCTGTCACTCTTTTTTGGAGAATCACTGATAAAATTTAGTTCTTGACTGTTTTCACTCTTATAATTATTCTTTTCAAATGATTTCATAAAAGTTTCTTGCTCAATTGGGACTACACTTAAAAACTCACTATTCATCTGTTCATTGGCAAGAGAAGGTTTTAAATCACTTTCTGTTAGTGTGCTTGGCTTTTTCGTTGTATCTAAATCATCTGTGTCTAATAGAAATGTAGAAATAGGCAGTACTTCCTTATCATTTGTTTCTGTTGCTATTGTCCTGTCTTTATTCGGCGGAGACGgtaacattttatttacttCTGTTGTAAATTCATTTTCCTGTTCATGAGAATTAGTAAAAAGCTGGTTAAATAAGAAGTCGTCATCTACAATAGTCGTTGTGGTAGCTTCAGGTTCCGTTTCAGGAGTAATTAGTAATGTTGCATTCGATGAATGAGTTTCATTATTTTGTGGTGTTTGTTTAGAGACTAAACTAGATATATCTGAATTACTAGAGTTATGTTCTTCTGCGTTCTCATTTTGTGTTTCATTTAAACTTGTGGGCTCAAGGTCGTGCCCTTCTTGAAGTTTTTTCACaagaattttattgttttctacTTCCGGTAAAAATGGATTCATTTCAGTTTCATGATCTACAAACTCGGTTGACGGTGTATTGGTAGGTTTCAAAGGAATAAGTGATTGATTTCCACTATGATTAGATATTTCATAAATTGTCACATTTAGATTATTTACTACTGTTGTGTTCTGTGCCATCATATCACTCATTCTAGTTGAATTATCTTGATCAAATTGATTAAAATTTGTGGAAATAGTTGTTAAAGGAACAGTCGTGGAAGTTACACTAATACCATCCACCCATGGGTTATTATCATTTACATTTTGTTTCGGCAGTTCTTTTACAGTAAGATCTTCCCTTCCTTCACTTTCTTCCCATACAGGAGCTGGTTTTGGGCTTGCTAATGAACTTTCAGTGTTGGCGAACGAATCATTCATGTTTTGTGCCGAtactttgtaaatatattgGCCTATAGTTGTAGTTTCAGTTGCAGAATCTGGCATTAAACCTGTTGCCATAGATATTTCTTGATTAGCTTCAGTTCTATTATCTTTTGGGCTTATTTGGGATGTATCTATATTAACTCTTCTAAATCTAGAATCTTCACTGTCGTAATCATGTGACATACCGTATAAGGGTATATCCTGGTCTGGCATTTTGCTAGTCTTAGAATCCatgttatttaaataatcaGATTCAAAATCGTCTTTGCTAACTCCATGACCCATTATTTCGTCTATTTTAGTTGAAGAAGTTTCAGTAGTTTcttgtttttcaattttatttgtaacatcTTCATAGTTCACGTCTGAAACTGTTTCAGATAACCAATCTGAATCAGTTGTATTTTCTCCAGATTCTTCATTTGATTCTGTAAattctaaatttttattttcttctttttctattGACTTTGATGATCTATTGTAAAGCATACTGATGTTGTCAAACGTTAAGTCTGTACTTTGTTCTGGCAAGTATTTTTCTGTAGGTGTAACATTGAACATATTCGAGctcttatttttattcaatacctCAATAAGATTTTGATCTGATTGACTCCTATCAAACTGTCTGTTTATAAAATCCTCACGTGTGGATGCAGTTTGATCTGATTGAATATCTTTATTTTCAGTAACGACTTCTGTATTATTTTCTGCCGGAATTTCTTTCACTTCTTCTTCCTCTCGCTGAGTATCCATTTTGTTAGTATACCTATTAGTAAATGTTGTTgtttctaaattatttttgtaaaacgtaatttcatctttcaaatctGTTTTTTCTGTAGTTGGTTCTATTGTAGTGAGAATTGTTGGCATTTCATTATTCTTTTTTATAAGATCAAATGTGATATCTTCATTATTGTTTTCGTTTAAACTATCTGTTGTTGATTCTAAAGCAAAGTCGTCAAACTTCTTTGACAATCTTGGTTCAGTCCTATTGATATGCTCACTACTATCTTCATTTTGCATTTCTGAATTCATTTGATCATAGACGTTTCTTGTAGATGTTTCTGAATTGATGTTACTGTTTTCATCTTCCGCCTCTAGCCAGTCACTTTCAGTTGTAGTATAATTTGTGGTATCAATACTTGTGAAATTCATTCGTTTTCCATTTTCCATTAATATGG from Maniola jurtina chromosome 4, ilManJurt1.1, whole genome shotgun sequence harbors:
- the LOC123864651 gene encoding zinc finger protein 93-like translates to MHECSYCAKKFKYESEKKRHELSHIPQFECKECCKKFSFISALKRHQKQHERTCSVICSDCGRSFRDEPLLKRHIKYAHKGIHVCSKCSSTFHSDLALSSHMKSHKPKCERRFKCKYSGCNKSFNFSHHLKHHELTHTNQKQHSCKICGKGFIQLHHLKTHLKSHELDDLNPISSVLDCNHTILTEVPKKRRFAANKTTNDSGISSDSNCDISQDSTKGSKLCATCGQMIKSSLYETHKEKCISTEEIPEDLSLKLLPSIEFNNNNTTVKSELNCESILGACIVSGDSPGSNCLCAQIKIDVDFHDIASPIEPFNVKNQLQPIESLCDKGITRNNCGCECSSKKVCNLSTNMRHCDKKDFPEIEYRNDGVIKIKDTFDFDVIDTITPTKEVETDEQYDSFKLNNFVPYNSCQAVLGRCIVSGNGTMSEECLCAKMAMDDQTDIAQEEIDEITPHPNISSGQNVICD